The Pseudanabaena yagii GIHE-NHR1 genome segment AAAACAGACGGCGCGATCCCTTGGCTCACCACCGACTGCGGCAGTTGGATGTAACTGCTGCAAAATATCTAAGGCAATCAACCAATCAGGATCATCAATTTGAGCAGTAATTGGTGTATGTAAATGCTGCACATTCGACAGTTTTAACAGGCTGGTATTTACCTGTGGATCGACTGAAGCGCCCATACTTTGCAAGCGATCGCAGATCGAGCGAATTACAATTTGATGTTCGCGCATATCCTTTTCACTATTAAGTAATAGCTCACCCAGCATTTGATCTTCCTGTACCGACTTACCACGCTCGATCGACCCCGCAAGGGCATCACTGCGTAACCAAAGGCGATCGCTTTGGGCTTTAAATTGCAACACTACTTCAGGAGTCGCACCCAAAAAGGTTTTACCTACGCCATAGTCAAGTAAAAAGGAAATACATTCAGGATATTCGCACCGTAATACATGCAGTACCTGAAATGGATCAAAATCGCGATCGGCTAACACATCTAAAGCTCTAGCCAAGACCACCTTTTCAAAATGCCCTTGATGAATCAAAGTTAAGGCACGCTCGACGATCTCTGTCCAGATTTGTTGTCCCTGTACCTCAATGATTTTATTTACTTCATGGACTGTGGGTGATTCATAATGGGAGCTTTCGGACAAATGCGATCGCAAATTTAGAATGCGATCCATGACCTCATCAGCATGATCCCAAGGCTGAATATAGTCATTGAGAGTCAAGGTGCAAGCTTGTTGCGTATACCTGATCATCCAACGGGGAAT includes the following:
- a CDS encoding isochorismate synthase, translated to MQVRQSVTYSSIDSKSLHDWIVKAIAKAQITGSPILFSYSQSWECINPLLLLASKSDPQQPKFYWEQPNADLVLAAAGSVAEVSVPNHDLSDRFDCAKKFIRTHLEDAIIAKHPELDLQRSELSIHIFGAFSFYRNGSNPNEWVDLAVPSDYQSQYQQDYQPAIEFPTLLFFIPRWMIRYTQQACTLTLNDYIQPWDHADEVMDRILNLRSHLSESSHYESPTVHEVNKIIEVQGQQIWTEIVERALTLIHQGHFEKVVLARALDVLADRDFDPFQVLHVLRCEYPECISFLLDYGVGKTFLGATPEVVLQFKAQSDRLWLRSDALAGSIERGKSVQEDQMLGELLLNSEKDMREHQIVIRSICDRLQSMGASVDPQVNTSLLKLSNVQHLHTPITAQIDDPDWLIALDILQQLHPTAAVGGEPRDRAVCFMQQWEACDRGWYAAPIGWLNGNGEGTFGVGIRAGYIQGDRARIFAGAGIVANSQVENEQSETTIKFAALLKALGAI